GCCCGCGACCGGAAGAGCCTGAGGAGGTCGGCGACGAGCGCGTCGGTGACGACCCGGCCGCCAGAGACGACGACCACGCGCCGGCACAGGTCCTCGACGACGGGCATGTCGTGGGTGGAGAGCACGACGGTGCGGCCCTCCGCCGCGATCTCGCGCAGGAGCGAACGCACCTCGTGCCCCGTCTCGACGTCGAGGCCCAGGGTCGGCTCGTCGAGCACGAGCACGTCGGTGTCGGCGATCAGCGCCACGGCGATCGCCAGCTTCTGCTGCATGCCGCGCGAGAGCTTGGCGACGACCTCGTCGCGCTTCTCGGCGAGGCCGAACCTCTCGAGGAGCCCTTCCGACCGCCGCCGCACCTCCCGCGCGGAGCGTCCGCGGTTGCCAGCGAAGTAGACGAGGTTCTCCATCACCGACAGGCGCCAGTAGAGGTTGCGGTTGCCCTCGAGCACCGCCGCGACGTGCCTCACGGCCCTCCGGCGCTCCGTGCGGGTGTCGTGACCGGCCACGCGGACGCTCCCGGCGTCGGGGTGTACGAGCCCGCAGGCCATCTTTATCGTCGTGGTCTTGCCCGCGCCGTTCGGCCCCAGGAGTCCGACGACCTCGCCGCGCGCGACCTCGAACGTGACCCCGTCGACGGCCGTGACGGTCTCGCGTCCCGCACCGCGGTACGTCTTGCGCACGTCCCTGACCTCGATCAGGCTCGCCTCAGACATCTGCCATGGCTCCCCTCGGCCTCCCCCGGACCAGGAGGGCGGCGGCCCTCCCCGGTGAACCGACGTGCCGCGTGGGGCGGGCCCACGCGGCACCTCTGGGTACTCGCACCTGAGCGATTGTAAAGGGCTGCTTTATAGCTGTCAAGAACTCGCTTGCCAGTGTCTCAGCGCGCGCTGCGGAAGCCGAAGCCGTGACGCTGGCTCTGCCAGCTGAAGACCGCGCGCTCCTGCTTCGCGGCGGCCGCGGCCCGGAGGCGGGCGAGGGCGGCCTCGCGCCTCGCGCGCCTGCGCTCGGCGCTCACGGCGTCGGCGACCACGTCCTCGGCGGCCCAGCGCCTCAGGTCCTCCACGCGGTAGTTGGCTGCGCGCAGCAGGAAGTGGCTGTTCTGGAACATGAGTGGCCCTCCGTGGGTCCTTGCCTGGAGCCTCGGGCCACTGCTGCTCGAGCTGCGACTACCCTCCGTCGGGGTCGAGCCTCGCTCAGCGGTTGGCCCAGTGGTGCTGCTTGCGGGGAAGGCGCTCGCCGTCGGCGTACCCGGCGCGGCGCAGGCGCTCGTCGCGGCGCGAGTAGGCAACGCCTGAGCGCTGGCTGCGCGGCGCGACGTACTGGTGGATCGGGACCAGGAGCATCGTTGACACCTCCTTCCGGCTCTCTCTAGCGGGCCCAGCGGCCCTTCCTCTCGCGGGCACGGTTGCCCGCTCGTGGATCGCGGGCGCGAGGGCCCGCGGGTCTGGGCGCGGCGGCGCGCCCGGGACGCTCAGCGGTTTCCGATGGCGGGCCGGCACGCGGCCCTGGCGGTCACCTAGGTTCGACTTGGGTTGGGGCTGTCTCTGCCGGCGGTCAGGCCGGTGCCGCGAGGAGGCGGCAACGGATCGGGCGCGAGACTGCCGGCGCGTGGCTGATGTCCGTCATCGTCTACCTCCCCACGGGCTTCCGCCGACCTTCGGCCTGGCGGGGGAGCCGAGGCTCCCGAGCGCCAGACTCTAGCAGAAGAGTCGGGGGTGCGCAAGCCCCCTGCGGCCGCCGGGTCTGGGCCGAGTGGCGACCGGGGCGGAGGTCTTATATGATGCCGCCAGACGAATGAGAGCGGCGAGCCGGCCCCCTTGCGGGCCGGCTCTAGCTCAGGAGGTCGTGCGACGGTCCGAACGGCAGCCGCTGCGGCGCTGCCGTCCGTCGTAGGGTCGAACTCTCCGACGCAGCCGGGAGCCTCCCCCGAACGACGGGCGACGCCAACGACGCCCCGGCGCCGGGCGGGCCGGCACACGACATGGAGGTCTCGAGCGGTGCGCCCCAGGGAGCGAGCGAGAGGCGACACACCTAGTTCCCGCCCCGTCCCGGCGGCGGAGGGCGCCGCGGCGGGCGCGGCGTCCCTCGCGTCGCGCGGCGGGGCGGCGGGCGCCGAGCCGCCTGTGGCACGGCTCGAGCGCCGCGCCCCGGCGGGGTGGGCGCGCCGGTTCCTGGCCAACGGCAGCGGCATGATCGGCCTCGCGGGCGTGGTCGTGGTCGTCGTCGTCGCGCTCGCCGCGCCCGTGCTGGCGCCCCACGACCCCTCGCACCAGTACTTCGACGGGCTGACGCTCGAGGGGGACCCGCTGCCGCCCTCGAGGCGCTTCCTCATCGGCACGGACCTGCTCGGCCGCGACCTGCTCTCGCGCGTTATATACGGGGCCCGCGTGTCGCTGCTGGTGGGCGTGGCGGCGAACGGCGTCGCCGTGCTGATAGGGCTGCTCGTCGGCGTCCTGGCCGGCTACTTCCGCGGCGCCGTCGAGACGGCGCTGATGCGCCTCACCGACGTCATGACGGCCTTCCCCGCGCTGATCCTCGCGATCGCCCTGGCCGCGATCCTGCGCCCGAGCCTGTGGATCGTGGCCCTCGTGATCGCCCTCGTGAACTGGGTCTGGATCGCCCGCGCGATCCACGCCCAGGTGCTCTCGATCGCGCGGCGCGACTTCGTCGAGGCCGCCTCCGCCCTGGGCATGAGCACGTTCCGCACGCTGCTGAGGCACATCCTCCCGCACCTGGTGTCGACGCTCATGGTCTTCGGCACGCTGGGCATCTCCACGACGGTCCTGCTCGAGGCGTCGCTGTCGTTCCTCGGCGTGGGCGTCCAGCCGCCGACGCCGTCGTGGGGCGGGATCATCAACGAGAGCCAGTCGTACTTCCTCAACGCCCCCTGGCTCGTGGTCTTCCCCGGCGCCGCGATCCTGCTCACCTCGCTGTCGTTCAACCTGCTCGGCGAGGCGCTGCGCGACGCCCTCGACCTGGCGGAGCGGCGGTGAGGCCGTGATCCCCTACCTCGTCAAGCGTCTCCTCCAGTCGGCGTTCGTGCTGTTCGGCGTCACGCTGGTCACGTTCCTCCTCGTCTACCTGCTGCCGGCCGACCCGGCCCGGATGATCGCGGGACGCAGCGCCACCGTGGCGACGGTCGAGAGCATCAGGCACGAGCTCGGTCTGGACAGGCCGCTGCCCGTGCAGTACGTCAGCTACCTGAGCGGCCTCGTGCGCGGCGACCTCGGCAGGTCGTACGCGCAGCGCGCGCGGGTGTCCGACCTCATCGCCTCGCGCTTCGCGCCCACGATGCAGCTGGCGCTGGCCGGCATCTTCTTCGAGCTGCTCATCGGCCTCCCCGCCGGCATCGCGGCCGCCATGAGGCGCGGCTCGCGCTTCGACCAGTTCGTCATGACGCTGGCGTTCGTGGGCGTCTCGGCGCCGCAGTTCGTCGTGGGCCTCATCCTCCTCTACCTGCTCGCGTTCCTCGTGCCCGTCTTCCCCCTGGGCGGCTACGGCACCCCGCTGCACATCGTGCTGCCCGCCGTGTCCGTCGGCCTGGCCGGCGGCGGCTGGTACGCGCGCGTCACGCGCAGCGCCGCCATCGACGTCCTGCGGCAGGACTTCGTGAGGACCGCGCGCGCCAAGGGCGTCTTCCCCAGCCGCGTCGTCCTCAAGCACGTGCTGAAGAACGCCGTGCTGCCCGTCGTCGCGCTCGTCGGCCTCGACATCGGCGTGTTCATGGGCGGCATCGTCGTCGTCGAGTCGGTGTTCGGCTGGCCCGGCATCGGCCAGATGATCTGGCAGGCGATCCAGCTCGTCGACATCCCCGTGATCATGGGCGGCGTGCTGGTCACGGCGCTCTTCGTCGTCGTCGGCAACCTCCTCGCCGACGCGGTCTACCCGGCCCTCGACCCTCGCATCCGCTACCAGTAGGCGGCGGCCCCGGCTCCTGCCGGGTCTCAAGCAGTGCGCGTCAAGCGCGGAAGGAAGGCAGGATGGAGATGAACAGAGAGTCGAACCTCGAGTCCCCCAGCAGGAGGAGGCGCGGCGCGGCGCTCGCGGTCCGCCTGGCCCTGGCGCTCGCCGCCGCCTCAGCAGGCGCGTTCGCGACCGCGCAGCAGGGCGGCAGGGCCGTCGTGTCGTTCCAGGTGGACGTCAGCACGCTCGACCCCGCCATCGGCTACGACTGGCAGAACTGGTCGATCATCAAGTCGATCTTCGACGGCCTGATGGACTACGAGCCGGGCACGACGAACCTCAAGCCCCACCTGGCCGAGAGCTACACGGTCTCGGAGGACGGCCTCACCTTCACCTTCACGCTGCGCGACGGCGTCAAGTTCCACAACGGCCGCGAGCTCGTCGCCGACGACGTGAAGTACTCGCTCGAGCGCGTGCTCGACCCGGCGACGCAGAGCCCCGGCCAGGGCTTCTACCTCACCATCCTCGGCGCCCAGGAGTTCATCGACGGCGAGGCCGACGAGGTCGCCGGGATCCAGGTCGTCGACGACCGCACGGTCCAGTTCACGCTGGCGGAGCCGGACGCCTCGTTCCTGCACAAGCTCGGCCTGAACTTCGCCCACGTGGTGCCGCGCGAGGCCGTGGAGGCGGCCGCCGGCGACTTCGGGCACCACCCCGTGGGCACGGGAGCCTTCAAGCTGCGCGAGTGGGTGCTCGGTCAGCGGCTCGTCCTCGAGCGCAACCCCGACTACTTCGAGGAGGGCGTCCCCTACCTCGACGAGCTCGTCTTCGAGATCGGCGTCGACCCGAACGTGGCGTTCCTCAGGCTGCAGCGCGGCGAGGTGGACATCCTCGGCGACGGCATCCCCAGCGCCCGCTACACCGAGGTCCTCGCCGACCCGCAGCTCTCGCAGCTCGTCGCCACCGGCGAGCAGATGCAGACCGGCTACGTGACCCTGAACGTCACGATGCCCCCCTTCGACGACGTCCGCGTGCGCCAGGCGCTGAACATGGCGATCAACAAGGACCGCATCGTGCGCATCATCAACAACAGGGCCGTGCCGGCGAACCAGGTCCTGCCGCCCCTGTTCGAGGCGCACGACGACGCGTACGAGGGCTACCCATACGACCCCGAGCGCGCCAGGCAGCTCCTCGCCGAGGCCGGCTACCCCGACGGCTTCGACACCGTCCTCTACGCCTACAACGTCGCGCCCAACGACCGCATCGCCCAGGCGATACAGGCCGACCTGGCCGAGATCGGCGTGAACGTCGAGCTGCGCACCCAGGCGCAGTCGACGGTCATCGAGGCCGGCGGCGCCGGCGAGGCCCCGATGATCTGGTCGGGCGGGATGGCGTGGATCGCCGACTACCCCGACCCGAACAACTTCTACTGGCCGATCCTCGCCTGCGCCAGCAACATCCCCGGCGGCTGGAACTGGGCGCGGTACTGCAACGAGGAGATCGAGGAGCGCGCCGCCCGCGCCGACGCGATGGCCCGCGAGGACCAGGCGGACGAGCGCACCGAGGAGTGGCGCCAGATCTTCCTCGACATCATGGAGGACGCGCCGTGGATCCCCATCTTCCACGAGCTGCAGGTCAGCATGCACTCGACGCGCGTGACGGGCCCGGAGGGCATCTTCACCGACCCCATGCACATCCCCGTGCACTACGAGATGGTGCGGATGGCTGAATGAGCGACCACGGCTTCCGCACGATCCACGAGCGCCATCACCACTTCGGCTGGGACAACTCGCTCGAGCCCGTGCTGCGTGTGGAGCCGGGGCAGGTCCTGGAGCTCGAGACCGTGGACTCCTCCGGCGGGCAGCTCAGCGAGCGCTCCACCGCCGCCGACGTGGGCAAGCTCGACTTCGGCAGGGTGAACCCGGTGACCGGCCCCGTCCACGTGGCGGGGGCGGAGCCGGGCGACGCGCTCGTCGTCGAGGTCCTCGACTTCGCCGAGTCCGGCTGGGGCTGGACCGGCATCATCCCCGGCTTCGGGCTGCTGGCCGAGGACTTCACCGAGCCGTGGCTCAACGTCTCGCGCTACGACGCCGGGCAGGTCGAGTTCCTGCCCGGCGTCAGGCTGCCCACGCGGCCGTTCCCCGGCACGATCGGCGTAGCGCTGGCCGAGCCGGGTCTGCACTCGGTGGTGCCGCCGCGCGCCCAGGGCGGGAACATGGACGTCCGCGACCTCACCAGGGGCGCGAGGCTCTACCTGCCCGTGGCCGTGCCCGGCGCGCTCTTCTCACTCGGCGACACCCACGCCGCCCAGGGCGACGGCGAGGTCTGCGGCACCGCCGTGGAGACGGCCATGAAGGTGCGGGTGCGCCTCGACCTGCTCAAGGGCGCCGGCTTCTCGGCGCCCCGCTACGAGCTGCCCGCACCGGCCGCGAGCGAGCCGATGCCCCAGGGCTTCTACGCCACGACAGGCGTCGCCCCCGACCTCATGGTCGCGACGAAGGACGCCGTGCGGGCGATGATCGACCACCTCGGGCGCGAGTACGGCCTCGACGCGCCCACCGCCTACGCGCTGTGCAGCGTCGCCGTGCACCTCAGGGTCAGCGAGGTCGTCGACATGCCGAACTGGGTGGTGTCCGCCGTGCTGCCGCGGCACGTGTTCGTCTGAAGCCTGCGGCCCTTCGTCCCGTCACCGACTGTGAATAGTGGGACACAAGCGAGACCTGAGCCAGGTCACAACTGATACTCAGAGCGCTTGTGTCCCGCTTATCTGTCGAGACTGCGACTAGGGCCGTCAGACTGTAGTTGGCAGCCTCGTTGGAACTGTCGACTCTCCAGTCCAAGATCGTTTTGCAGCCACCGTGACCGCCTCTGTTGACTGTGAGATGGACCTGACACCCGGCAAGCCGGAACAAGACAGGATGGAACACGAATAAGACGGAAAAGGACGACATAAGACGAGATGCGTCCTAGACACACAAGATGACAACGGACAACGCAATGTGTCACGCAATAGGACCAGGCAACACCCATGAGCCCGGTCGAAACCGGAACGGCGATCGAAACGTCGATAGCCAAGTGAAGCCTATAGGCCTCCGGGCTCTCTGATTAGGAACCACCGTGATCCCCGGCCAAATCCCTCTTGACCTACAAGGCCGAACGACCGTAGTTCGGCGAGAGCCGTGCGCGTCCGGCGGGCTTCGAGCTCCTCTCGCGAGCGTCCGTCGACCCTGGGTCCTCAAGTCGGCCCCTGCGCACGGCTTCGCCGATGGTCTTTCGGATCTCATCTCCATCCAGATCCGAAGGCTCCCACCCGTCTAGCGGTTGGTTCTCCCACCGAGATGTTCCGTGCATCCGCTCGAGAAGCATCTGTTCTCTCTCGTGGTGTCCCATCTCGAGGGTGGTGTTGCCGACTCTCTTGTATGCCTTCCCCCTGTACTCATACGGTCGAAGCTGACCGTTGCCTACTGACACCGAGATCACGCTTTTGCCAGACGGCAAGTCAACACTCTCGATGGATGGCAAGACGGTTGGCTCGATGAAGGACAGCTCGGCTGACAGTTGCTCCAATGTCCTGTCAGACACGTCTTGCCCCGTGATGTCGCCGTTCGGTGCGACGCCGAACAGGACGCGTCCGCCGGACCCATTGAGCATTCCAGTCAGCGCTTTGCACGCGTCACTACGTTGGCCGGTCGTCCTCTTGAACTCGAGCGACGACGACTCGCGCTCAGCAACGATCTTCTCGAGTTCGCGGAGCGTCACCTTGCCTCCAGTTGAACTCATCTTCGCTTGGGTGGTCGCAAGAGGCTCGTAACATACTAGTCCGGCTACCTAGACAGACTGCAGTTGTCGATGGTCATCTCTTGGACACCCAGGCCATCGAAGCGAAACGCGAAGGGGCCCCTCGTGGCTGTTCTTTGGAGGCTCACACACTCGATCCGAAATGAACCCGGCAGTCGCTCTGTTCTGGTCTGCGTCTACTGGCTTCAGAAGCGTCGTGGCGCCTTGAGTTTGCACGTTCAAACTAGCCGTCCTCGTGCTCACTAAGCGCGTCGCCTGCCTGGCATCCGAGAGGTCTTGGTTGTCCGCCGGCAGGTCCACCCGGCCTAGCGGGGTGGACGCTTCCTTGTGGGCTACGGCCGCAGGAAGAAGATGCCCAGCGCGCCGCCCGCGACGATCAGGTAGATGGGGTGGACGTCGAAGCGCAGCGTCAGCACGAACGCGGCCAGGGCGATCAGCCACAGCGGCCAGTTGTTGAGCCACGTCGCCGGCGCCCCGAAGGCGCTGGGCGCGAACTGCCAGACGACGATCGCCAGGAGCGCGATGACGACGGGCCTCACCCCGCGGAGGAAGCCGCCGATCGCCGGCACGTCGCGGAACCGCAGGTAGGCGGTGAAGAGCAGGACGATCGCGACGATCGTCGGCGCGGTCAGGCCGATGAGGCTGACGGCGGCGCCGACCGGCCCGGCGATCTTGTAGCCGACGTAGCCGGCCATCTTCGTGGCGATGGGCCCGGGCAGCGCGTTGCCGAGGGCGAAGGCGTCGAGGAACTCCTCGGGCGTCAGCCAGCGGTTGATCTCGACGACCTCCTCCTGGATCAGGGGGATCATCGACGGTCCGCCGCCGAAGCCGAACAGCCCGACCTTCGTGAAGGACCACAGGAGCCTCAGCGTCTCGGCGAGCAAGGCTGCGGCTCCTCCCTCGCGGTGCCGACCGGCCCGGCGTCCGGCACCCTCAGTTCAGCCCGTCGCGGTCGAGGAGGGCCTCGGCCTCGGCGTCGCCGGGCAGGGCGTCGAAGCGGCTGCGCAGCACGGCCCGGCGCTCGGGCCAGCGCACGCTCTGCTGCTCGAGCGGCTCCGTGAGGACGAGGAGCAGCTCGAAGTGGCCGCGCGAGTGCGTGCTGCGCATGACGTGCATGTCGAGGTCCAGGGCGTCCTCGATGGCCGGGGGCACCGCCAGCACCGCCTCGCGGTCGCCCTTGAGCAGCGCCATGGCGACGTCCGAGCGCCGCCTGCCCTCGCCGAAGCTCACCCTCACGCCTCGCGGCAGCGCGTGCTTGAGCACGTGCGCCTGCACCTCGAGGGCGCGCCGCTCCGGTCCCGGTCGTTCTCGTCTGACGTCGTCGCCTGTGGTGTCCATCAGTACGCCTTCGCGAAGAGTACCTTGCGCGGGTAGCCGCTGGGCCTGCCGGTGTGGACGCATACGGTGCCCTCGGCGCTGGGGCCCTCGAAGGGGATGCAGCGCACGGTGGCCTTCGTCAGCTCCTGGATCTGCCTCTCGCTCTCCTCGTCGCCGCAGTGCGTCGCCCACACGAACCCGTGCTCGACCTTCTCGGCGAGCTCGTCGAGCGTCTCGGCGGTGTAGGTGTGGGCCTCCATGAACTCCTCGGCGCGCCGGTAGAGCGCGTCGTGGAACGCCTCGAGCCTGCCGGGCATGCCGGCGGCGACCTCGGCCAGCGGCACCTGGGCCTTCTCGCCCGTGAGCCTGTCCACGACCGTGGCCGCGCCGGCCTCGAGGTCGCGCAGACCGACCTCGACGCGGAACGGCACGCCCTTCTGCTCCCACTCGTTGAACTTGCGTCCGGGGCTCAGCTCCTCGCGGTCGTCGAGCTTCACGCTCACGCCGCGCTCCCTGAGCTCGGCGGCGAGGCGCCGCACGGCGTCCAGCACGCCCGCCTTGCCGGCGTCGTCGCCGGCCCGGTAGATGGGCAGCAGCACGACCTGGTGGGGGGCGAGGCGCGGCGGCATGATCAGGCCCTTGTCGTCGCCGTGCGCCATGATCAGCGCGCCGATGAAGCGCGTGGACAAGCCCCAGGAAGTCGTGTTCGCGTAGGCCTGCTGGTTGTTGACGTCGTTGAACGTGATGTCGAAGGCGCGCGCGAAGTTCTCGCCCATGAAGTGGCTGGTGCCCGACTGCAGCGCCCTGCCGTCCCGCATCATCGCCTCGATGGTGAGGGTCTTCTGCGCCCCGGCGAAGCGCTCGCGCGCGGTCTTCTCGCCCATCACCACCGGCAGCGCGCCGAACTCGCGCGCGAACCGGGCGTAGATGTCGATCATCTGCCTGGTCTCGGCCAGCGCCTCCTCGGCCGTGGCGTGGGCGGTGTGGCCCTCCTGCCAGAGGAACTCCGTCGTGCGCAGGAACGGACGCGTGCGCAGCTCCCAGCGCATGACGCTGCACCACTGGTTGTAGAGCAGCGGCAGGTCGCGGTAGCTCTTCACCCACTTGCTGTAAAGCACGCCGAACAGCGTCTCCGACGTGGGCCGGACGGCGTAGGGCTCCTCGAGCTCCTTGCCGCCGGCGTGGGTGACGACGGCCAGCTCGGGCGCGAAGCCCTCGACGTGCTCGGCCTCGCGCTCGAAGTAGCTCATGGGGATCAGCAGCGGGAAGTAGAGGTTCTCGTGCCCCGTCTCCTTGAACATCGCGTCGAGGTGACGCTGCACGTTCTCCCACAGCGCGTAGCCGTACGGCCTCAGCACGAAGCTGCCGCGCACGGGGCTCAGGTCGACGAGCTCGGCGCGGTAGACGATGTCGTTGTACCAGCCTGAGAAGTCGTCCTCTTGACGTGGCAATGCCGGCGTCTTCGACATGGCGCATCACGATACCAGCCGGCAGAGCCCTCCCGACGCACAACCGTCGCCCGGCCGGGCGGCGGGGCGCCCCGGGAAGCGAGCGCTGGCGCGACGACGGGCCTCTGCCGAGCGTGGCGGGCCGGGCGTCAGGTGACCAGCACGGGCGCGTCCAGCCGGGCCACGACGCGGTCAGTGACGCCGCCCGTCACCTGCTCGAGCCAGCGGCTGTACCTGTAGCTGCCCATGACCACGAGGTCGGCGCCCACGCGCTGCGCGGCGCGGACCAGGCCGGCGTCCACCGGCCCGCGCTCGGCGATCAGGTCGGCCTCCACGCCGAGGTCGCGCAGGAAGGCGCCGGCCCGGTTCAGCACCGCGTCGGCGGAGCGTCCGCGCTCGGCGACGTACGCCACGGCCGGCCTGCCGCCGTGCGCGAGGGCGAGGTACGCGACGGCGAACAGCGCGATGTCGGCGCGCTCCCTGCCGTCGTAGGCGAGCAGGGGCCTCGCGGCGACGACGGCGCCGCCGCGGGCCAGCAGCAGCGGACGCGGGCAGCGGTGCAGGAGGGTCCGCACCCAGCCGGTCGGACGCCCCCGCGGGCGCGCCGCGACGACGACGTCGGCGTACGCGGCCCGCGTGAGGATCGCCTGCACGGGCTCGCGCTCCGACATCGCGATCTGCCCCTTCACGCCGGCGGCGGCGCAGCGCCCCTCGAACTCCTCCCTCACCGCGGCGGCGGCCGCGTCGCGCGGGTCGGCGCCTAGGTAGAGGGCGAGCAGGCGGGCGCCCTCGCGGGCGGCCAGGTCGAGGGCCGGACCCAGGGCCGCGTCGCCGTCGCCCCGCTCCATGACCACGAGCACGGCCTCGACGAGGTGCGCCAGCTCCCGCTTGACATCGCGCCCCTGGCGCACCGCCGACCGCAGCCTCTCGACCTCGGCCCGCAGGTC
Above is a genomic segment from Trueperaceae bacterium containing:
- a CDS encoding ABC transporter permease, giving the protein MIPYLVKRLLQSAFVLFGVTLVTFLLVYLLPADPARMIAGRSATVATVESIRHELGLDRPLPVQYVSYLSGLVRGDLGRSYAQRARVSDLIASRFAPTMQLALAGIFFELLIGLPAGIAAAMRRGSRFDQFVMTLAFVGVSAPQFVVGLILLYLLAFLVPVFPLGGYGTPLHIVLPAVSVGLAGGGWYARVTRSAAIDVLRQDFVRTARAKGVFPSRVVLKHVLKNAVLPVVALVGLDIGVFMGGIVVVESVFGWPGIGQMIWQAIQLVDIPVIMGGVLVTALFVVVGNLLADAVYPALDPRIRYQ
- a CDS encoding chromate transporter, with the protein product MLAETLRLLWSFTKVGLFGFGGGPSMIPLIQEEVVEINRWLTPEEFLDAFALGNALPGPIATKMAGYVGYKIAGPVGAAVSLIGLTAPTIVAIVLLFTAYLRFRDVPAIGGFLRGVRPVVIALLAIVVWQFAPSAFGAPATWLNNWPLWLIALAAFVLTLRFDVHPIYLIVAGGALGIFFLRP
- a CDS encoding acetamidase/formamidase family protein — translated: MSDHGFRTIHERHHHFGWDNSLEPVLRVEPGQVLELETVDSSGGQLSERSTAADVGKLDFGRVNPVTGPVHVAGAEPGDALVVEVLDFAESGWGWTGIIPGFGLLAEDFTEPWLNVSRYDAGQVEFLPGVRLPTRPFPGTIGVALAEPGLHSVVPPRAQGGNMDVRDLTRGARLYLPVAVPGALFSLGDTHAAQGDGEVCGTAVETAMKVRVRLDLLKGAGFSAPRYELPAPAASEPMPQGFYATTGVAPDLMVATKDAVRAMIDHLGREYGLDAPTAYALCSVAVHLRVSEVVDMPNWVVSAVLPRHVFV
- a CDS encoding ATP-binding protein; its protein translation is MTLRELEKIVAERESSSLEFKRTTGQRSDACKALTGMLNGSGGRVLFGVAPNGDITGQDVSDRTLEQLSAELSFIEPTVLPSIESVDLPSGKSVISVSVGNGQLRPYEYRGKAYKRVGNTTLEMGHHEREQMLLERMHGTSRWENQPLDGWEPSDLDGDEIRKTIGEAVRRGRLEDPGSTDARERSSKPAGRARLSPNYGRSAL
- a CDS encoding ABC transporter substrate-binding protein — protein: MEMNRESNLESPSRRRRGAALAVRLALALAAASAGAFATAQQGGRAVVSFQVDVSTLDPAIGYDWQNWSIIKSIFDGLMDYEPGTTNLKPHLAESYTVSEDGLTFTFTLRDGVKFHNGRELVADDVKYSLERVLDPATQSPGQGFYLTILGAQEFIDGEADEVAGIQVVDDRTVQFTLAEPDASFLHKLGLNFAHVVPREAVEAAAGDFGHHPVGTGAFKLREWVLGQRLVLERNPDYFEEGVPYLDELVFEIGVDPNVAFLRLQRGEVDILGDGIPSARYTEVLADPQLSQLVATGEQMQTGYVTLNVTMPPFDDVRVRQALNMAINKDRIVRIINNRAVPANQVLPPLFEAHDDAYEGYPYDPERARQLLAEAGYPDGFDTVLYAYNVAPNDRIAQAIQADLAEIGVNVELRTQAQSTVIEAGGAGEAPMIWSGGMAWIADYPDPNNFYWPILACASNIPGGWNWARYCNEEIEERAARADAMAREDQADERTEEWRQIFLDIMEDAPWIPIFHELQVSMHSTRVTGPEGIFTDPMHIPVHYEMVRMAE
- the proS gene encoding proline--tRNA ligase, which translates into the protein MPRQEDDFSGWYNDIVYRAELVDLSPVRGSFVLRPYGYALWENVQRHLDAMFKETGHENLYFPLLIPMSYFEREAEHVEGFAPELAVVTHAGGKELEEPYAVRPTSETLFGVLYSKWVKSYRDLPLLYNQWCSVMRWELRTRPFLRTTEFLWQEGHTAHATAEEALAETRQMIDIYARFAREFGALPVVMGEKTARERFAGAQKTLTIEAMMRDGRALQSGTSHFMGENFARAFDITFNDVNNQQAYANTTSWGLSTRFIGALIMAHGDDKGLIMPPRLAPHQVVLLPIYRAGDDAGKAGVLDAVRRLAAELRERGVSVKLDDREELSPGRKFNEWEQKGVPFRVEVGLRDLEAGAATVVDRLTGEKAQVPLAEVAAGMPGRLEAFHDALYRRAEEFMEAHTYTAETLDELAEKVEHGFVWATHCGDEESERQIQELTKATVRCIPFEGPSAEGTVCVHTGRPSGYPRKVLFAKAY
- a CDS encoding ABC transporter ATP-binding protein, translating into MSEASLIEVRDVRKTYRGAGRETVTAVDGVTFEVARGEVVGLLGPNGAGKTTTIKMACGLVHPDAGSVRVAGHDTRTERRRAVRHVAAVLEGNRNLYWRLSVMENLVYFAGNRGRSAREVRRRSEGLLERFGLAEKRDEVVAKLSRGMQQKLAIAVALIADTDVLVLDEPTLGLDVETGHEVRSLLREIAAEGRTVVLSTHDMPVVEDLCRRVVVVSGGRVVTDALVADLLRLFRSRAFRVVLAAPLAADAMARLRARYAMAASDDASFEVEFAEAGELYRLMDDLRAAGAEIEGIERTTPRFEEVFRRLLQDGGVGPSVPPPLALKEATVAL
- a CDS encoding ABC transporter permease; amino-acid sequence: MARLERRAPAGWARRFLANGSGMIGLAGVVVVVVVALAAPVLAPHDPSHQYFDGLTLEGDPLPPSRRFLIGTDLLGRDLLSRVIYGARVSLLVGVAANGVAVLIGLLVGVLAGYFRGAVETALMRLTDVMTAFPALILAIALAAILRPSLWIVALVIALVNWVWIARAIHAQVLSIARRDFVEAASALGMSTFRTLLRHILPHLVSTLMVFGTLGISTTVLLEASLSFLGVGVQPPTPSWGGIINESQSYFLNAPWLVVFPGAAILLTSLSFNLLGEALRDALDLAERR